The following are from one region of the Nostoc cf. commune SO-36 genome:
- a CDS encoding acyl-CoA desaturase, translating to MTANFGAIAPERGNSPQLRWINVVFFGVFHALALLSPWFFSWSALGLLVFLHWLFGSIGICLGYHRLLSHKSFQVPKWLEYAIALIGALALQGGPIFWVGGHRQHHAHTEDIDLDPYSAQKGFWWSHILWIFYPRPEFFDYDTYKKYAPDLARQPFYCWLDRYFLLLQIPFALLLYVLGGWPFVFYGVFLRCVLLWHSTWFVNSASHLWGYRTFDADDGARNLWWVSIVTYGEGWHNNHHTYPHMAKSGLFWWEIDVTWWSIQLLQTLGLAKKVVSSPPQGATHG from the coding sequence ATGACCGCAAATTTTGGGGCGATCGCCCCTGAGAGAGGCAATTCACCTCAACTCAGGTGGATAAATGTGGTATTTTTTGGTGTATTCCATGCCTTAGCACTTCTGTCTCCTTGGTTTTTCTCTTGGTCAGCATTAGGTTTACTAGTGTTTCTGCACTGGTTATTCGGGAGCATTGGTATTTGCTTGGGATATCACCGACTACTGAGCCATAAGAGTTTCCAAGTTCCTAAGTGGTTAGAGTATGCGATCGCCCTTATTGGAGCGCTGGCTTTGCAAGGTGGGCCAATTTTTTGGGTAGGTGGACACCGCCAGCATCACGCCCACACGGAAGATATTGACCTAGATCCCTATTCCGCCCAAAAAGGATTTTGGTGGAGCCATATACTATGGATTTTCTACCCGCGCCCAGAATTTTTTGACTATGACACCTATAAAAAATATGCTCCTGACTTAGCAAGACAACCCTTTTATTGCTGGCTGGATCGCTACTTCTTGCTGTTGCAAATACCCTTTGCGCTGCTGCTATACGTCTTAGGAGGATGGCCTTTCGTATTCTACGGAGTGTTTCTCAGATGTGTACTGCTTTGGCACTCAACCTGGTTTGTGAACTCAGCATCACATCTGTGGGGTTATCGCACCTTTGATGCTGATGATGGCGCTCGTAATCTTTGGTGGGTATCCATCGTAACTTATGGAGAAGGATGGCACAATAACCATCATACTTATCCCCACATGGCGAAATCTGGGTTGTTTTGGTGGGAGATTGATGTTACTTGGTGGAGCATCCAACTTTTGCAGACTTTAGGTTTAGCCAAAAAAGTTGTTTCAAGTCCCCCTCAAGGTGCAACTCACGGCTAA
- a CDS encoding Rpn family recombination-promoting nuclease/putative transposase, whose product MKTDSIFYRLFQELPGVFFELIGNPPQTAEGYKFSSIEIKQTAFRIDGVFLPTQGEENPIYFVEVQFQTDTEIYSRLISEICLYLRQNKPKNSWRGVVIYPNRSLDTADIKNYSEFFTSDRVSRIYLNELGETASLPVGIATMKLVVDEEDTAITAARQLIDRTQQEINIEPQRRQLLELIETILVYKFPMMSREEIESMFGLSDLKQTRVYQEGKQEGKQEGKQEGKQEGKQEGAREEKFRMIPLLLRLGLSFEETAKELGLSLEEIQQEMQKQPPTQDT is encoded by the coding sequence GTGAAAACTGACAGTATTTTTTACCGCCTTTTTCAAGAACTTCCTGGGGTCTTTTTTGAATTAATTGGTAATCCACCTCAAACAGCAGAGGGTTATAAATTCTCCTCAATTGAAATAAAGCAAACTGCATTCCGTATAGATGGTGTTTTTCTCCCAACACAAGGGGAAGAAAATCCGATTTACTTTGTTGAAGTCCAGTTTCAAACCGACACAGAAATTTATTCACGCCTAATTTCCGAGATTTGTTTATACTTACGTCAAAATAAACCTAAAAATTCATGGCGAGGAGTAGTTATCTATCCCAATCGCAGTCTAGATACAGCAGATATCAAGAATTACAGTGAATTTTTTACCAGCGATCGCGTCAGTCGCATCTATCTTAATGAATTAGGTGAAACTGCATCGTTACCAGTTGGAATTGCTACCATGAAACTAGTTGTCGATGAAGAGGATACAGCAATTACAGCCGCTAGGCAGTTAATAGACAGAACCCAGCAAGAAATCAACATTGAACCACAACGGCGACAGTTATTAGAATTGATAGAGACAATTTTGGTTTATAAGTTTCCGATGATGAGTCGAGAGGAGATTGAAAGTATGTTTGGGTTAAGTGATTTGAAACAAACACGAGTTTATCAAGAAGGCAAACAAGAAGGCAAGCAAGAGGGCAAGCAAGAAGGCAAGCAAGAAGGCAAACAAGAAGGAGCGCGTGAAGAAAAGTTTAGAATGATACCTTTGCTCTTGAGATTGGGATTGAGTTTTGAAGAAACAGCG